In Pyrus communis chromosome 1, drPyrComm1.1, whole genome shotgun sequence, the following are encoded in one genomic region:
- the LOC137730761 gene encoding syntaxin-112-like codes for MNDLMTKSFLSYVELKKQAQKDLEVDLDVEAGAGKLNPSGQENLSQFFQEVGAIKADMEEITNLLHDLQCLNEEAKSTHSAKILRGLRDRMESDMVTVLRKAKIIKARLEALDQSNAINRKKSNEYKEGSTADRTRMSITGGLRVKLRDLMDNFQYLREKIVSDHKEDLKRRYYSATGDLPSDEMTEKIISGSLKVELFEGKTELDMGNKVRHEAVMDIQRSLTKLHQVFLDMAVLVEAQGKDIENIEENVANAGYFISGGTNSLHYASQMKKNKKWVYWVWAVGLIILMVCIISMFAS; via the coding sequence atgaatgatttgatGACCAAATCGTTCTTAAGTTATGTGGAACTGAAGAAACAGGCGCAGAAGGACCTCGAAGTGGATCTTGATGTCGAAGCAGGCGCAGGCAAACTCAACCCGTCCGGCCAAGAAAACCTCTCTCAGTTCTTCCAAGAAGTCGGAGCAATCAAGGCCGACATGGAAGAGATCACCAATCTCTTGCACGATCTCCAGTGCCTGAACGAAGAGGCAAAGTCCACACACAGCGCCAAGATTCTGCGCGGGCTTAGAGACCGGATGGAGTCTGACATGGTTACAGTGCTTCGGAAAGCGAAGATTATCAAGGCGAGGCTCGAAGCGCTTGATCAGTCTAATGCGATCAACAGAAAAAAGTCCAATGAGTACAAGGAAGGAAGCACTGCGGATCGAACTAGAATGTCCATCACCGGTGGCTTGAGAGTCAAGTTAAGGGACCTGATGGACAATTTTCAATATCTGAGAGAGAAGATAGTTTCGGATCATAAGGAAGATCTCAAGAGGAGATACTACAGCGCAACGGGTGATTTGCCATCCGATGAGATGACTGAAAAGATTATTTCTGGAAGCTTGAAAGTTGAGTTGTTCGAAGGGAAGACAGAACTGGATATGGGGAACAAGGTCCGACACGAGGCGGTGATGGATATCCAAAGAAGTCTGACTAAGCTTCATCAGGTGTTTCTCGACATGGCTGTTTTGGTTGAGGCACAAGGGAAAGACATTGAAAATATCGAAGAGAATGTGGCGAATGCTGGTTATTTCATCAGTGGAGGCACAAATAGTCTTCATTATGCCAGCCagatgaagaagaacaagaagtggGTTTACTGGGTGTGGGCTGTGGGACTGATTATACTTATGGTTTGCATTATTTCGATGTTCGCCTCATGA